The following nucleotide sequence is from Leopardus geoffroyi isolate Oge1 chromosome D4, O.geoffroyi_Oge1_pat1.0, whole genome shotgun sequence.
taAAAAATGTGTAAAGGTTTCTAAGCTTTTTTGTAGGAAAATACCACCTACAGCTGTTTTAGTTGAAATACATATATTGCTTTCgaaaaccattttattatttaaaatgtgattctttttaataattagcAGACTTTAGTATTCTagtgttattaattttttcagcTAAAGGAAGATTTTTAACAAGGTAGGATTTTCTTCTTGTCTCTCAACAGTTTCTACTTCTGCCTCTGAGGAAGAAGCAATAAACAGTTTGGAGATGTCGTCACTGCCTAAGTACAGATATAAAAGGGCCAACTTGCCACCAGATAAGACAAGAGAATTGTCCTCATCACAAGATACCAATCAATATATTCATGAAATCTTAGAATTTCAGaagataaacagaaacaaaattaaaaccttaagCAGTGTGTTTTGGGGGAACCATCCCCAAAGAAAGCGCAGGGGATACTCAGAAAAGTGTTGTCTTAAAGGATGCACCAAAGAAGAACTCAGCATTGCATGCTTTCCATATATTGATTATAAAAACTTACAGAAACATGCACCATCAGTTGTGACTGAAATATACTAACCATCATAGGAATGATACTCACTTAATAAAagcttaatatatttattttactttatttttggtaATTGTCCTTGTAGGTTCTTTGCTGTGAATACCATCTGAATGTACTTGCGGGCGCTTAATAATACTTTCTGTGTTAATAGGAAATCTTGGTATTTTCTTTGGTAACtcctatttttcatatatttttatatttgaagaagaTCTTACTGGCGGTGGCATGATCCATGTAGACACCTTAAGAATTATCTGTTCATGCTTGTCATTGTGCTTGAAACTCTCTCAGGCTGCATTTAAATGGCTTATGGAATGTTCCGCATTCCATCTGTATGACATACAGACTGACGCCCATGACCATTAGGCTCACTCCAGTATGCCAGTACATCTGTTCGACCACGTTAAAAATAACTAACCAACTACCACTCCTAGTAGGAGCTCTTATACTGCAATAGTAGGTACACTTTTAATTCCTTGAGTTTTATTATAGTAATTGGTCAGCAAGTTTCTATTGAGGACTTAAAGAGAGTTCAGCGAATGTCTCGAGATTACACAAATCTCTCCAGGATACTATGTCTTTGCTGTGAAGGTACTGATATAATGTGATACTCCCTTTTGGCTTGGTCAGAATAGAGTGCTGACCTAGTCAGCAGTGTTAGCATCCCCtgggaacctgttagaaatgcaggtcTCAAGTCCCACcccagaactactgaatcagaaactctgggtgtGGGGCACAGCAACCTGCATTGTTACAGGCCCTCCAGCTCATTCTGATGTCAGTTAAAGGTCAAGAACCACTGGTAAAAGTCCTATGGAGTATTGTTGAAATCCTATATTTATGTGCTTGCATATCTCAACTCAATATGATATTATAACACGAagtttttggtgtattttttccACTCTTTGTCcacatgtgaaatatttttaatggtacAAATCAGAGAAAAACTTAATCCATAGAATCCAAATTGGAATTCTGAACTTTCCACCGTTAATTAGGAAGTAAGcatcatttgaaatatttctcagTTTCTCAAATATGTACTGTAATGTTctttacaattaaattttttattcctatttgGTGCTGTTATTTCTTAGGACAAAGGTTCTTTTTCACACGTATTTATATCATATACACTTATAATGCATTAATAAATATGTCTGAACTTTTTGAACAGTTCCTGGGTAGTCTACATTCAGTTACCTTTCTAAATATGGGGAGCCACCTGTTTAGATACAAAATGACAGATCACATCATGGTTTAGTGGTGGATTAAGTCTTCTGAGCATTAGATGAAAACGCAACAGCAAGAATTGCCTATGCTCAGACCAAAACGCAGCGATGCACTTGAGTCCAGTTTGAATTATAGGTTTGTCCTTACAGTGTAAGAACAAAAATACAGGAGACAGAGGAGTTGAGATGGCAGAGAATAGGGGGACCAGGATTTCCCTCAGCCCTCAAACACAGCTAtgttgaggtcagatcacttggaacatccaggaaatcaatctgtggAGTGACAGATctccacaggtggagggagacGGCTTGGCCGGGACAGAGGTGTGAGTATATGAATTAGAGCTAAAACGGGTGTAGGCACGAAGGGAAGGGAACCCCTTCTGTGGAGACACAAAAGAGACAGGCCGTGGAAGTGTGGTATTGTGCTagtacaagagaaaaacctctggACCAGGGACTGGGGAGCGGGGAATACGGAGAGTGCCAGTTTCTATTTTGCAAATAGCTTCAGGAGCTGAAGATTGGAGTTTTCAGCCCACCTTGTGAGCACACttctggtggggagggagctggcCCCGGGTGCAGTAACAATCTCAggggcacactgggagagaacagtttCCTTTCTTGAGTACTGTGGGAAcagggtttattgcctccccaaggataaaagaccctgcaggcaccagCCAAAGGCCTTTTAGGGCCCGTTGAGACATAGGGTTTTGAATTCCAGCCCAGCGCCTAGGAGGGGTGGGGGACCACAGAGCAGGGCAAGCTGACTGCCACTATTTGGGGAGGGCTGCCTGAACAACATGGTTCAAGACACcaggtctggggaggagagactggggtgtcaccatAGCCATtgttctccccatcaccaacacggtggggcttcagggaacgatacagtggcccccagtggaggtgggaccacAGCCAcggtcccaggcaccaacagacaactaACCTGTGCTTTTGTGTGTTAGtctgcttgccttttttttttttttcttctctttttctttctaccttcttaTTTCCTTTGGAATAAGGTTCATAGTTTCTGACTTGATTTTTGGttaattacaatatatatatatatttctctgttttgtttgtttaatcaagcatttttactctattctttttgcACCTTTTCtatatctcctttattttcctttctctctctctggattaagccttatagtttctttgatgctctgcttggtcttttttttttcccacccctttcaattttctctttgtatggtaTCAggttcccccccacacacacacactttccttttttccagggttactaaaacaaatcaaagcacacctggtggaaggtccaaacaaTCCACCACAATGAGCAAGCAGGAGCTTTGCAAAGGACTGACCAGTGGATCGAGTAGCCAAATATCCAACAACAGATacctgcaaattgaaagtgaggggatggagaaccatctatcatgctactggatgtcaaaagaaagccagagtagccatacttatatcagacaaactagattttaaaacaaagactgtaacaagagatgaagaagggcaataCATCATAATTAATGATAtcaagaaaagctaacaattataaatgtttatgcccccaacatgaaagaatccaaatatataagtcaattaatcacaaacataaacaaatgtacAGATAACAATACCAAGGTTGTAGAGGACTTAAataccccacttatagcaatggacagatcatctaagaggaaaaccaataaggaaacaatggctcagaatgacacattggaccagatggacttaacatccAAACTTCAGAACTTTTCACCCTAatgcagcagaatacacattcttctcaagtgtacatgcaacattctccatttgtgggtcacaaaacagtcctcaacaagtataaaaggattgagatcataccatgcatattttcagatcacaacactatgaaacttgaaatcaaccacaggaaaaatctggaaagccccaaatacatggaggttaaagaacatcctactaaagagtgaatggcttaaccaggaaattaaagaagaaatttaaaaatacatggacgcaaatgaaaatgaaaacatgacagcccaaaccctttgggatgcagcaaaggcagtcctaagaggaaaatgcattgcattTCAGACCtatctcaaaaagcaagaaaggtcccaaacaTACAACCTAACAtcacacctaaaggagttagaagcTCCGAAAGGAGCAaaaaaagcccaaagccagcagaagaagggaaataataaagattagagcagaaataaacaatatagaattaaaaaaaacccagtggaacagatcaatgaatctaagggctggttttttgaaagattgtacaaaattgataaactcctagccagacttctcaaaaagaaaagaggacccagatagataaaataatgaatgaaagaggagagatcataatcaacaccacagaaatacaaacaattattagaaaatactatgaaaaattatatgccaacaaactgggcaatctagaagaaatggacaaattcctagacactcacacactaccaaaactcaaacgggaggAAACAgacaatttgaacagacccataactgcaaagaaatggaattggttatcaaaaatcttccaacaaatatgagtcctggaccagatggcttcccaggggaattctaccaggtatttaaaacagagttaatacctattcttctcaagctattccaaaaaatagaaatgaaaggaaagcttccagactcattcaatgaagccagcattaccttgattccaaaaccagataaagaccccattaaaaaggagaagtatagTCCAagatccctgatgaacatggaagtagaaattctcaacaagatactagcaactcaaattcaacagtatattaagagaattattcaccatgatcaagtgggattcattcctgggttgcaggtctggttcaaatcaatcagtgtgatacatcacatatGTGATACATCacaaatattctcaaatcaatcagtgtgatacatcacatagaagaaaggataagaaccatatgatcctctcattagatacagaaaaaacatttgacaaaatacagcatcctttcttaataaaaacgctcaAGAAAgctgggatagaaggaacatactttaacataataaaaatcatGTATGAAAGTTCCACAGCTAATCTCCTCctccatgggaaaaaaataacagctttcccctgagattaggaacatgacagggatgtcccctctcaccactgttattcaacatagtgttggaagtcctagcctcagcaatcaaacaaaacaaaataaaagggataatcctgtgaagaaatgggcagaagacatgaatagacacttttccaaagaagacatccagatggctaacagacacatgaaaagatactcatcatcagggaaatacaagtcaaaaccacattgagacaccacttcacatcaaatcagagtggctaaaattaacaactcaggaaacaacagatgttggcaaggatgtggagaaacaggatccctcttgtgctgttggtgggaatgcaaactggtgcagccactctggaaaatagtgtggtgcttcctctaaaattataaaaatagaattactctaagacccagcaattgcaccactatgaatttatccaaaagaaccaggggtgctgattcaaagggacacatgcacccaatgtttatagcagcactatcaacaatagccaaattatggaaagaacccaaatgcccatcaactgatggatggatatatacatatactagaatactacttggtgatgaaaaagaatgaaatcttgccatttgcaacaacgtggatggaactggagggtattaaaaGTAATACTTttaatagtattattaactagCAAAGTAGCAAAGTAAATCAgtaagggaaagacaaatatcacgtatttactcatatgtggaatttgagaaacttaacagatgacctTAGGGGAAacgaaggaaaaataagataaaaagagagagggggaaatccataagagactctcaaatacagagaacaaagtgagggttgctagagggtgttggggcagggggtgggtgatgggcattgaggagagcacttgttgggatgagcactgggtgttgcatataagtgacgaatcactggaatctactcccgaagctaGATTCAAGCTAGTTAGAAGTTAGCTACCTTgagaacaataaaaagaataaaagtacagTTTATTAGCATACTGATATACACACATGAAAAGTCTGAATTAGAAAAGTATGAGATTAATAACCAAGTGTGTTATTTGCATAGCTGTATATGTCCCTACTCActttaatattttgtatgttaggatgatttaaatttgttctttggTTTAATGTCTACCttgtaatatttataattgtgCTAGCAATGATTTTGTGCATTTGGAAGCAATACTCACATTTTTCTTACAGACTCCTTAGAACAATcctgaagcaggaaaaaatgaatGGAAGCTGTGATACTTTGAGAGTAAGCAACTTTTTGAGGCTCCTTTATGTTATTTCCTAGTTAGTAGAGCTGGGTCAAGATTTTGATCCCAGCATCTTGTTCAATAACCCTCGGGTCAATaaaatcatgagctgaaatcattCACACATATTTGGTGTTCATTGATTTGGTCTCTGCTTTGATTTCTACTTTGATTTGTTGGCTAGTAGTCGTTGGCTCTCAGCCCTAAATCTCCTGTATTTTTCTGTGATGTTGCTACTTGGATCCTGTACACCACATTTTGCCTTTACTAGCTGGCTTCCTGTTAGATTCTGCCAGTGGGGCACTAGAGGGAACCCTTTCCCCTCTTGCTCcctatttctttcaaaatcacCCAGCAGCATTTCTACCCATTAGCAGTGAcagcttttttcattttatcctcaacTCCCACAACCAGCATCATCACCTTCCCTGAGAGATACCAATGCCAGCTGACTGCCACCCCTTCCTCAAAAATGTGAGCCCCATCTCTGTGGGGGCCCTTCCCCAAGCCCCTGTAGTACCAGCACCAGCTGGGCAGACAATACATTCTCCTCAGAGATCTGGGTCCCCACTCCATGGGTGCCCTTCCTCTAAGCTTCCATGTTCTGATAACCTTAATGTCTTCCCTTTGTGTAGGCATGGTAGCTGCCTCCTAaagtttgttttatgtgtttttttgttttgttttgttctgttttgttttctaatctctGTGTTACTTTGctatttgacttcttttttggTCCTTTAATACAAATCTAACTCTTTGTGTTAAATTTACTGTTCAAATACCTGatgtgatttctgttttcttgggtGGGCTTGAATGATAAAGCTCCTGACATTGGTTTAGAAAGTGGTTTTGAATTGTTTTAAGGCAAGGATGGTAGTAAACGGATTTCATCTCAAATGGAAATTCCAAATGCTTAGTAGTGGCTTGCCTATTTGCAAGCCAATCCTGGCCCAGATTACCATTACCAGTATGGATGCCTTTCCTTTTGTAtaatataaatggagtcatacagtacATACTCATGCTGGACTAATTTCATTCAGCATAAGGTTTCTCAGATACATCTGTGTTTTTGCACGAATCAGTAATTTGTTCCTTTCAATTTTGGTATAGCATTCCATTAcattaggaataaagctgctatgaaatTCACATACAAGTTTTACTGTGAAcgtgtttttatttccctcaggTAAATCTGTGGGAGTGGCAATGCTGGGGCATATGATAAATGTATATTCAACTTCATAAGAAATTGTCAAGTGATTTTCCAAAGTGAGCTCCAGTTGTCCCACCTTTTCACCAACACTTAGTATTATCAGTCTTTCAAATTTTTACGTTTATATCTTTTACAAACCTGAGTTTTGAATATAGTTAGCCATAAAGTGCAAAAGACTGGATCCTGACTACATATGTCTTGACATAGTCTTTTCCATTTTAGCTACTGTAGTGAGGATGTTGTGCTATCttcctgtggttttaatttgcatttcttcatgAGTAATGGTGTTGAGCCtcctttcatatgcttattggccattcacaCATCTCCTTTTATAAGGTGTTTGTACAAATATTTTGTGtcgttttagtttttttttatgaatgaattgTAAGAGGTCTTCAtaaattttgtttgctttgtttcaggagtagaatttagtggttcatcccTTACATAGAATACCCAGGGCTCacgccaacaagtgccctccctaatgcccatcaccccactcagcacccctccagcaaccctcagtctgttctctgtagttaagagtctcttatggtttgcatccccatcttatttttccttcctttctcctatgttcatccgttttgtttcttaaattccatgagtgaaatcatacatttatctttctctcacttatttcgcttagcataatacattctagtccCACCCatttgttgcaaatgtcaagatttcattctttttgatcaccaagtaatattccattgtgtgtgtatgtgtgtgtgtacacacacacaccatatcttctttttctgctcatcagttgatggacatttaggctcttaccataacttggctattgttgatagtgctgctatataaacattggggtgcatgtgcccctttgaattagcatttttgtatcctttggaaaaattcctagtagtgcaattgctgggtctatttttaatatactattttccatactgtttttcagagtggctgcaccagcttgcattcccaccagcaatgcaaaaggtTTCCCTTTCtatgcattctcaccaacatctgttgtttcctgagttgttaattttagccattctgacaggtgtggggtggtatctcattgtgattttgatttgtatttccctgatgataagtgatgttgcacatctttccatgtgcctgtcagcctctggaggtcttctttgggaaagtgtctgttcacatcttttgcccattttttcactggattaggtgtggttttttgggtgttgagttagataagttctttatagattttggatactaaccctttttctgatacttcatttgcaaataacttctcccattctgtaagttgaattttagttttgttaattgttttctttgctgtgcagaaacttttatcttgatgaggttccaatagttcatttttgcttttatttcccttgcctttggagacatgtcaagtaacaAGTTCCTGCAGCtgagtcaaagaggttgttacctgTTCATAAATTCTTCATACAAGTCATTTGTCAGCTAtaggaaaagcaaatatttgctCCCACTCTgtgatttgcttttcatttccttaaagtatctttaaaagagaaattttaaattatgatgttcaatttatcaatttttctcctATAACTGGGGTACTCTGCATTTTGTAGCTAGcaaatctttgccaattttttacaatattctaaattttcctctagaagttttatagttttagcttttatgttaGGTCTATAACccatttgagttcatttttgtgtatggtgaaaatAGAGGCCAAGGTTCATTTTTTCCAAGTGGCTAACCAGTAGTTCCAGCACATTAATTGTAAGACTGTTCTGTCATTCAGTCACCTTGGCATATCTTACAAAAATCAAATGACCATACGTATGAGTGGGTTTATTTATGATACAGTATTCCATTTCATTAATCTCTACATTTATTCTTATGTTGACATTACACTGTCTTATTACTATGGCCTTattttaagtcttaaaatcaggtagtCTTAAGTCCTcccacctttgttttcttttttaaaaattgtattgccAGGGTGCCTTctgtttggctcagttggttaagtgtctgactcctgatctcagatcaggtcttgagctcaggtCTTGCTTGaattcagggttgtgagttcaggccccttggtgggctctgcattgggcgaGGAgagtactttaaataaataaataaataaataaataaataaataaataaataaataaataaaaataattgtattggCTACTCTTGGTCCTTgctatttccatataaattttagatttgTTCATTTGTATAACTTTCTGCTGAGGTTATGATTGGTACTGCTTTGAACCTACATATCATTTTGAGAATTGAGTTTTCTGATGtatgaacatggtatgtctttccatttagaaataaaatccttAGGGATACACTTAACAGGATATTTGTAAGTACTGTacactaaaaattacaaaatagcgTAGACCATTTTTTGGCCTTCAATTTCAACatgattttgtagtttttaatgtaCAGTACTTACAAGTATGTTGTTAAAtgtatccctaggtattttatttctctgttattttaagtggtattttgaataattttactttttaattgttgctagtatataaaaatagtaaatttttgtattttggtcATCCTACAATATAATAAATTCACTTAGTAGGTCtagtaggttttttgtttttgttttgtaaattgcttaggattttctacacAAATAGTGTCATCTATGGGTAGaggcaattttatttcttcctttccaatatgaggtcttttatttctgttttcatcctCATTGCATTGCCTaggacctccagtacaatgtAGACTAAGGAGtgaacatccttgccttgttccagTCCCAGGGGGAAAGCATTCATTATTTTACCACTAAGTGTGATATTAGCTTGATTTTTGCAGATGCACTTTATCCAATTGaaaaagttcccttctattcccagtttgctgagggttttttatcatgagTATTGAATTTGCTTACTGCTCTCTCTGCATATGAGGTTATCTTGTCAATATGGTgtatatttcattgattttttttgaaggttAAACTAACTTTGTATTCCTCAGATAAAATCTAAAGTATCTGTGGTGACATATTCATatcatattttttccctttttcctggaTCTTTTTGCTACCCGTTAAGGGCTTTTGTGTCAATACTCATAAGAAATATTGGTGtatagttttcttatattttttttgtttctggtaTTAGAGTAATGGGGGTCTCATGAAGGTAGTAGGGAAgtgttggcttttattttcataaagaatcTGTGTAGGattatcttatttcttctttaattcctgAAATTTACAGTGACTTTGGATTCAAgtttttaactataatttttttaatgtttgttttttgtttgtttatttatagagactgtgagtagggaaggggcagagagagagggggagagagaatcccaagcaggttctgtgctgtcagcatggagcctgaggtgggtcTCAAtgtcaccgtgagatcatgacctgagctgaaatcaagagttggccacttaaacactgagccacccaggcatccttttatgttaaaatttttttagtctatttggcattttttctttcaagaaatcaGTTGTGTCTAAGTCCTTAGTCatatttattggcataaagttcaTATTTCCCTCATGATCCTTTAAATGTTAGTAGGGTATGAATAATAA
It contains:
- the INSL6 gene encoding insulin-like peptide INSL6; the protein is MPRLLCLCLLWLGLPLVRFSRELSDISRARRLCGRHLMKEIIKLCGNVSWHFLKEETPKIQLFPQANEKIETFIPDRLESSQTTFPAWARGTNPVSTSASEEEAINSLEMSSLPKYRYKRANLPPDKTRELSSSQDTNQYIHEILEFQKINRNKIKTLSSVFWGNHPQRKRRGYSEKCCLKGCTKEELSIACFPYIDYKNLQKHAPSVVTEIY